The Ahaetulla prasina isolate Xishuangbanna chromosome 3, ASM2864084v1, whole genome shotgun sequence genome window below encodes:
- the NGF gene encoding beta-nerve growth factor isoform X2, with product MSMLCYTLIIAFLIGIWAAPKSEDNVPLGSPATSDLSDTSCAKTHEGLKASRNTDQRHPAPKKAEDQEIGSAANIIVDPKLFQKRRFQSPRVLFSTQPPPLSRDEQSVDNADSLNRNIRSKREAHPVHNRGEYSVCDSISVWVANKTTATDIKGKPVTVMVDVNLNNNVYKQYFFETKCRNPKPVPSGCRGIDSRHWNSYCTTTHTFVKALTMEDNRASWRFIRIDTACVCIISRKTENF from the coding sequence ATGTCCATGCTGTGCTACACTCTGATTATAGCATTTCTGATTGGCATATGGGCAGCACCAAAATCTGAAGATAATGTCCCTCTGGGCTCCCCTGCAACATCTGACCTTTCTGACACCAGCTGTGCTAAAACTCACGAGGGTCTGAAGGCATCTCGAAACACAGACCAGCGCCATCCTGCTCCTAAGAAGGCAGAGGATCAAGAAATTGGATCGGCAGCAAACATCATTGTGGATCCCAAGCTTTTTCAGAAGAGGCGGTTCCAGTCACCTCGTGTTCTGTTCAGCACTCAACCCCCACCATTGTCAAGAGATGAGCAAAGTGTGGACAATGCGGACTCTCTTAATAGGAATATCCGGAGCAAACGTGAAGCTCATCCTGTGCATAACCGAGGGGAATATTCTGTGTGTGACAGTATCAGTGTCTGGGTTGCCAACAAAACCACAGCAACGGACATCAAAGGCAAACCGGTGACTGTGATGGTGGATGTAAATCTTAATAATAATGTCTACAAGCAGTACTTTTTTGAGACCAAGTGCAGAAATCCAAAACCAGTACCGAGTGGGTGCAGGGGCATTGACTCCAGGCACTGGAATTCTTATTGCACCACAACACACACATTTGTCAAGGCATTAACCATGGAAGACAATCGGGCATCCTGGCGCTTCATTCGGATTGACACTGCCTGTGTGTGCATAATCAGTAGAAAAACTGAGAACTTCTGA
- the NGF gene encoding beta-nerve growth factor isoform X1, with translation MKVHSVMSMLCYTLIIAFLIGIWAAPKSEDNVPLGSPATSDLSDTSCAKTHEGLKASRNTDQRHPAPKKAEDQEIGSAANIIVDPKLFQKRRFQSPRVLFSTQPPPLSRDEQSVDNADSLNRNIRSKREAHPVHNRGEYSVCDSISVWVANKTTATDIKGKPVTVMVDVNLNNNVYKQYFFETKCRNPKPVPSGCRGIDSRHWNSYCTTTHTFVKALTMEDNRASWRFIRIDTACVCIISRKTENF, from the coding sequence GTGCATAGCGTAATGTCCATGCTGTGCTACACTCTGATTATAGCATTTCTGATTGGCATATGGGCAGCACCAAAATCTGAAGATAATGTCCCTCTGGGCTCCCCTGCAACATCTGACCTTTCTGACACCAGCTGTGCTAAAACTCACGAGGGTCTGAAGGCATCTCGAAACACAGACCAGCGCCATCCTGCTCCTAAGAAGGCAGAGGATCAAGAAATTGGATCGGCAGCAAACATCATTGTGGATCCCAAGCTTTTTCAGAAGAGGCGGTTCCAGTCACCTCGTGTTCTGTTCAGCACTCAACCCCCACCATTGTCAAGAGATGAGCAAAGTGTGGACAATGCGGACTCTCTTAATAGGAATATCCGGAGCAAACGTGAAGCTCATCCTGTGCATAACCGAGGGGAATATTCTGTGTGTGACAGTATCAGTGTCTGGGTTGCCAACAAAACCACAGCAACGGACATCAAAGGCAAACCGGTGACTGTGATGGTGGATGTAAATCTTAATAATAATGTCTACAAGCAGTACTTTTTTGAGACCAAGTGCAGAAATCCAAAACCAGTACCGAGTGGGTGCAGGGGCATTGACTCCAGGCACTGGAATTCTTATTGCACCACAACACACACATTTGTCAAGGCATTAACCATGGAAGACAATCGGGCATCCTGGCGCTTCATTCGGATTGACACTGCCTGTGTGTGCATAATCAGTAGAAAAACTGAGAACTTCTGA